The Planococcus versutus genome contains a region encoding:
- a CDS encoding ABC transporter permease has translation MRKSLSFVKGMLLLLVFLMFAVPFIPLLLSSFSFGWQWPQIIPEAFSLRAWNYVLTGSSGTWKAIGISILIALLVTSINILLAIPAAHALVRFSFRGKWLMEAILFAPIVIPPFVAVMGIHLTFLRLGLTETILGVVLAHVSPTLPYVIRAVMISYQTLSVDWEDQARMLGAGAIPRFYSVVLPHLMPGIVAGASLSVLISLSQYLITFIIGSGQVVTLPILLFPFISGGDPAVASAYSLLFAVMAITSLVGLDVLLKLYYHRKQIRQKKAKGVIV, from the coding sequence ATGCGGAAAAGTCTCTCTTTTGTTAAAGGCATGTTGTTGTTATTGGTATTCTTGATGTTTGCAGTGCCTTTTATTCCTTTGCTTTTATCTAGTTTTTCATTCGGGTGGCAGTGGCCACAGATAATACCTGAAGCTTTTAGTTTGCGTGCATGGAACTATGTGTTAACCGGTAGTTCTGGAACGTGGAAAGCGATAGGAATCAGTATTTTAATTGCATTGCTTGTTACTAGTATTAACATTTTACTAGCCATTCCGGCTGCTCACGCGCTTGTTCGTTTTAGTTTTCGTGGCAAATGGTTAATGGAAGCGATTTTGTTTGCACCAATTGTGATTCCGCCTTTTGTTGCTGTGATGGGCATCCATTTGACATTTTTGCGACTCGGATTAACAGAGACTATTTTAGGAGTTGTGCTAGCACATGTATCACCTACTTTGCCGTATGTGATACGTGCTGTCATGATTAGTTACCAAACCTTATCAGTCGATTGGGAAGATCAAGCACGTATGCTTGGTGCTGGAGCCATTCCACGTTTTTACTCAGTAGTTCTTCCACATTTGATGCCTGGAATTGTAGCAGGGGCTAGTTTAAGCGTTTTAATTTCATTGAGTCAATACTTAATCACGTTTATTATTGGTTCGGGTCAAGTCGTTACGTTGCCAATTTTGCTATTTCCATTCATAAGTGGTGGCGATCCCGCGGTAGCTTCTGCTTATTCATTATTATTTGCTGTGATGGCAATTACGTCTTTAGTAGGCTTAGATGTTTTACTGAAACTTTATTATCACCGTAAACAAATACGACAGAAAAAGGCTAAAGGAGTGATAGTATGA
- a CDS encoding FAD-dependent oxidoreductase produces MKTLILVGGGHAHLHCLAELTTTHTTNWQVVLISPSPFQYYSGMFSGYTEGAYTLDDIRIDLPKLCEKIGVTFAEDSIQMIDADAKKITGVTGVVYPYDLVSFDIGSRTDMPETVQKYASSIKPNFRFPEELVRSRDSAHPVIVGGGASGVELAFSILSWRKKHNLPANVALFSSTPLLSTLGDLASKKIEAIARQKALPFTSNVSVDTIDNVTVTTSHKKTYPQSAVLWLTGPKSAALFERSGLSTDTDGFLLVNEKLQSLQHAAIFGAGDCITIDQYPALAKNGVYAVRQGPILWENLKKSLSKGELVRFTPQKRFVSILSTGDGEAFLSYGNHLFHGKWPWKIKQYIDKKFMKRFKTIYE; encoded by the coding sequence ATGAAAACACTGATATTAGTTGGTGGTGGTCACGCCCACTTACATTGCCTTGCAGAACTAACAACTACACACACAACAAATTGGCAAGTTGTACTCATCTCGCCTTCTCCTTTTCAATATTATTCAGGAATGTTTTCAGGGTATACAGAAGGTGCTTACACACTCGATGATATTCGAATCGATTTACCAAAACTATGTGAAAAAATCGGCGTTACGTTTGCAGAAGACAGTATACAAATGATAGATGCAGATGCTAAAAAAATAACGGGTGTAACTGGTGTCGTCTACCCTTACGATCTTGTGTCTTTTGATATTGGCTCGCGTACAGACATGCCAGAAACAGTTCAAAAATACGCGTCCTCCATCAAGCCAAACTTTCGATTTCCAGAGGAATTGGTTCGTTCTCGCGATTCTGCTCATCCCGTCATAGTTGGTGGTGGTGCATCTGGCGTGGAGTTGGCATTTTCGATATTGTCTTGGAGAAAAAAACACAATCTCCCTGCAAATGTAGCGTTATTTAGTTCGACGCCACTTTTAAGTACTCTTGGTGATCTAGCGTCGAAAAAAATTGAAGCCATTGCCAGACAAAAAGCATTACCTTTTACATCAAACGTTTCGGTCGATACAATCGATAATGTTACTGTTACAACGAGTCATAAGAAGACTTACCCACAATCAGCCGTATTGTGGCTAACGGGGCCTAAAAGTGCAGCGCTGTTCGAACGTTCAGGTTTGTCAACAGATACTGATGGGTTTTTGTTGGTCAATGAAAAACTACAAAGCCTCCAACACGCTGCTATTTTTGGTGCTGGAGATTGTATCACCATTGATCAATACCCTGCGCTTGCTAAAAATGGAGTATACGCTGTTCGACAAGGTCCTATCCTTTGGGAAAATTTAAAAAAGAGCTTAAGTAAAGGTGAATTGGTCAGATTTACACCGCAAAAAAGATTTGTTTCAATTCTTTCGACAGGTGATGGCGAAGCATTTCTCTCTTATGGTAACCATCTTTTCCACGG
- a CDS encoding ABC transporter substrate-binding protein, with protein sequence MGKAQFVFVHDKNKSKNPPKSMEELAQWVEANPGQFTYPALPDFTGSAFVRHVLYETTGGYQQYQKPANEIDDLEARLEPMWQYLNSIEPYLWRQGETYPESLAKQDQLFASGEIGMTMSYDPALAASEVLKGRFPESTRTFVLNAGTLANTHFVSIPFNSTAKAGAMVAINELLSPEAQTAKLSPENWGDLSALDLGKLSTEQQQTMNGVDLGDATLSLEELEAHRIPELSSDYIEIIEKGWLQHVAKE encoded by the coding sequence TTGGGGAAAGCCCAATTTGTGTTTGTTCACGATAAAAACAAGTCAAAAAATCCTCCGAAATCGATGGAAGAACTGGCTCAGTGGGTAGAAGCGAATCCCGGACAATTTACGTATCCCGCTCTCCCTGACTTTACTGGAAGTGCATTTGTTCGTCATGTGTTATACGAAACGACTGGGGGATACCAGCAATATCAAAAACCAGCAAATGAAATAGATGATTTGGAAGCGCGTTTAGAGCCGATGTGGCAATACTTGAACAGCATCGAACCTTACTTATGGCGCCAAGGAGAAACTTATCCCGAAAGCTTGGCCAAACAAGACCAATTGTTTGCGAGTGGTGAAATCGGTATGACAATGAGCTACGATCCAGCTCTAGCAGCAAGCGAAGTATTAAAAGGGCGATTCCCTGAATCCACTCGTACTTTTGTTTTAAATGCAGGGACACTAGCCAATACACATTTCGTGTCTATTCCATTTAATTCGACCGCGAAAGCGGGAGCTATGGTTGCAATTAATGAATTGCTGTCACCTGAAGCGCAAACGGCTAAACTATCACCAGAAAACTGGGGTGATTTGTCGGCTTTGGATTTAGGGAAATTATCGACTGAACAACAACAAACGATGAATGGTGTGGATTTAGGAGATGCAACGTTGTCGCTAGAAGAATTAGAAGCGCATCGCATTCCTGAATTGTCTTCAGATTACATCGAAATTATTGAAAAAGGATGGTTACAACATGTGGCAAAAGAATAA
- a CDS encoding long-chain-fatty-acid--CoA ligase — protein MIAPLTPLDWKRRAVKYYPDKIAVIDEEKTFTYKEFGKRTDQLAYALHKAGVLQGDHVAVMLPNTHYMLECFYGICQIGAVMVPLNYRLTDKDLEYILNHSDAKTLIVDAEFGKLIEDIQDKLPIDKFIVVHVDGHDSKINGVSYEAFIQTESEFVLPEVRIDENQMLTLNYTSGTTSNPKGVMLTHRSNYLNAANFLYHLKVEHDDVYLHTLPMFHANGWGGVWAITAAGGTHVCLRKVDPQLILDLFETHQISVLCGAPTVVNMLVNEPKAKTIKMTTHPRMATAGSPPAAALIGKAQELLGLNMMHAYGLTETSPFILYNEWKKEFNDKTLEEQATIKARQGIELAFNGETKVVNQETNKEVEWNGKELGEIITRGNVVMSGYYKDPEKTAEAIKDGWFYTGDLAVTYPDGYIEIQDRIKDIIISGGENISSTEIEGVLYKHPAVMEVAVIAVPDEKWGEVPKAIIVLREGAEVTEQDIITYTRNNMAHFKAPKSIEFVEDLPKTATGKLQKFRLREMYWNGSKK, from the coding sequence ATGATTGCACCGTTAACGCCACTTGATTGGAAACGAAGAGCTGTTAAGTATTACCCAGATAAAATTGCGGTTATTGATGAAGAAAAAACCTTTACATACAAAGAATTTGGCAAACGAACTGATCAACTGGCATATGCGTTGCATAAAGCAGGAGTCCTACAAGGCGACCATGTTGCAGTCATGCTTCCAAACACGCATTACATGTTGGAATGCTTTTATGGTATTTGTCAGATTGGCGCAGTCATGGTGCCTCTTAATTACCGTTTAACTGACAAGGATTTGGAATACATCCTCAATCATAGTGATGCAAAAACCTTAATTGTGGATGCAGAGTTCGGTAAATTAATTGAAGACATTCAAGACAAACTGCCGATTGATAAGTTTATTGTCGTTCACGTTGATGGTCATGATTCAAAAATTAACGGTGTTAGTTACGAAGCATTCATTCAAACAGAGAGTGAGTTTGTATTACCGGAAGTGCGCATTGATGAAAACCAAATGCTGACTTTAAACTACACTAGCGGAACCACGTCTAATCCTAAAGGTGTCATGCTGACGCATCGCAGTAATTACTTGAATGCCGCGAACTTTTTGTATCATTTAAAAGTAGAACACGATGATGTTTATTTGCATACTTTGCCAATGTTCCATGCGAACGGGTGGGGCGGTGTATGGGCCATAACTGCAGCTGGTGGCACGCATGTCTGCTTGCGAAAAGTCGATCCGCAGCTGATTTTGGATTTATTTGAAACGCACCAAATTTCTGTGTTATGCGGTGCACCGACTGTCGTCAACATGCTTGTCAATGAACCGAAAGCAAAAACCATTAAGATGACCACCCATCCGCGGATGGCAACAGCGGGTTCACCTCCTGCTGCAGCGTTGATTGGTAAAGCACAAGAATTGCTTGGCTTGAATATGATGCATGCATACGGATTAACTGAAACGTCCCCATTTATTTTGTATAATGAATGGAAAAAAGAGTTTAACGACAAAACCCTAGAAGAACAAGCGACCATTAAAGCACGACAAGGCATTGAATTAGCATTTAATGGAGAAACCAAAGTTGTCAATCAAGAAACCAACAAAGAAGTCGAATGGAATGGCAAGGAATTAGGTGAAATTATTACGCGAGGGAATGTGGTTATGAGTGGCTATTATAAAGATCCAGAGAAAACAGCAGAAGCGATTAAAGATGGCTGGTTTTATACAGGGGATTTGGCTGTAACATACCCAGATGGTTATATTGAAATCCAAGATCGAATCAAAGACATAATCATTTCCGGCGGCGAAAACATTTCTTCTACTGAAATAGAAGGCGTCCTTTACAAACATCCTGCTGTGATGGAAGTCGCAGTGATCGCAGTACCAGATGAGAAATGGGGAGAAGTACCAAAAGCCATTATTGTCTTGCGTGAAGGTGCGGAAGTTACAGAACAAGACATCATTACTTACACACGTAACAATATGGCACATTTCAAAGCGCCAAAATCAATTGAGTTTGTAGA
- a CDS encoding ArsR/SmtB family transcription factor, with translation MGTVLKQSAADVTTCLKAVSDPTRLMMMKLVETNELCVCQFVEMFDMSQPAISQHLRKLKQAGLVKEKRRGQWRFYSMNKESVHAVLVTDILSCIAESDPHLKNLRAKEVPVDCC, from the coding sequence ATGGGGACCGTATTGAAACAATCTGCAGCTGACGTGACGACTTGTTTAAAAGCCGTCAGTGATCCCACTCGCTTAATGATGATGAAGTTGGTGGAGACTAATGAGTTATGTGTTTGCCAATTTGTTGAGATGTTTGATATGAGCCAACCAGCCATTAGTCAGCATTTACGTAAGCTAAAGCAAGCGGGGCTTGTAAAGGAAAAAAGAAGAGGACAGTGGCGATTTTACTCCATGAATAAAGAGTCGGTTCACGCTGTATTAGTAACGGATATTTTAAGCTGTATCGCTGAATCCGATCCACACCTTAAAAATTTGCGTGCTAAAGAAGTACCTGTAGATTGCTGTTAA
- a CDS encoding CDP-alcohol phosphatidyltransferase family protein, whose translation MLDTHARKYIQPIVEKSADALLKTGFTANGVTKIAFAIGITSGVFIYLNEPMWAVFALWFSGYLDVVDGTMARKTKPSSWGTLLDISFDRLVEISVVLGLAFRYPDSMWALLLLSVSIIIAMTIFLTVGALAEKQGVKSFYYQAGLAERTEGFILFTLMIIFSTYLTVITLIFFAIQLFTIAQRMTEAKRILQ comes from the coding sequence ATGCTTGATACACATGCTAGAAAATACATACAACCTATCGTTGAGAAGTCAGCGGATGCATTGCTCAAAACGGGTTTTACCGCTAATGGGGTTACAAAAATCGCATTTGCAATCGGCATCACTTCAGGGGTTTTCATTTACTTAAATGAGCCGATGTGGGCAGTGTTTGCACTATGGTTTTCTGGATATTTAGATGTAGTCGACGGCACGATGGCACGCAAAACAAAGCCTTCTTCTTGGGGAACTTTGCTAGATATCAGTTTCGACCGTCTTGTCGAGATTAGCGTTGTGTTGGGTTTGGCTTTCCGCTATCCGGACTCAATGTGGGCATTGTTGTTACTCAGTGTTTCCATTATCATTGCCATGACAATTTTTTTAACAGTTGGCGCTTTGGCAGAAAAACAAGGAGTCAAGTCTTTTTACTACCAAGCAGGATTAGCTGAAAGAACGGAAGGATTTATATTGTTTACCCTAATGATTATTTTTTCAACATACTTAACAGTGATTACTTTAATTTTTTTCGCGATTCAGCTATTTACTATCGCGCAGCGTATGACCGAAGCTAAACGAATACTACAATAG
- a CDS encoding ABC transporter permease — protein sequence MWQKNKPYLLLLPAIGTIVLLFFGGLFDGFLKSLGYFPALGETTIKLTAYSNLLGSAEFWTSLSLTLRIAALSSLFAAILGAGIAISLFMLNETTKKEVSVFWNRLFQLPLTIPHLVGGYVIVLLFMQSGFVSRVFKNLGWIETIAEFPVVVNDLFGWGIIFTYAWKEAPFIALMIYPVLSRIHRSWRDVARVYGANNWNFVQEIVLPAIVPAWTIATFIVFVFTFSAFEVPFLLGVTYPSTLPVYSYQLYTSGTVADRPEALAVNIILAALMVLLGLVVYAFSKRWNVLKGWN from the coding sequence ATGTGGCAAAAGAATAAACCGTATCTTTTGCTGTTGCCAGCCATCGGCACCATCGTCCTCCTGTTTTTTGGAGGACTTTTTGATGGGTTTTTAAAAAGTCTCGGCTATTTCCCTGCACTCGGGGAAACAACTATTAAACTCACAGCGTACAGCAACTTATTAGGCTCCGCTGAATTTTGGACATCACTTTCTTTAACGTTACGCATCGCAGCCTTATCATCACTTTTTGCAGCTATTCTAGGTGCAGGAATCGCCATTTCTTTATTTATGTTAAATGAAACAACAAAAAAGGAAGTATCTGTTTTTTGGAATCGATTGTTTCAATTGCCGTTAACGATTCCACATCTTGTGGGCGGATATGTTATCGTCTTGTTGTTTATGCAAAGCGGCTTTGTTTCACGAGTTTTCAAAAATTTAGGTTGGATTGAGACCATCGCTGAATTTCCTGTTGTGGTGAATGATTTGTTTGGCTGGGGCATTATTTTTACTTATGCTTGGAAAGAAGCGCCTTTTATTGCACTGATGATTTATCCCGTGTTGTCGCGGATTCATCGCTCATGGCGTGATGTTGCACGTGTTTACGGTGCTAATAATTGGAATTTCGTCCAAGAAATTGTGTTACCCGCAATAGTGCCTGCTTGGACCATTGCGACATTCATCGTATTTGTCTTTACATTTTCCGCTTTTGAAGTTCCTTTTTTACTCGGTGTTACGTACCCAAGCACATTGCCAGTATACTCTTATCAATTGTATACAAGTGGCACAGTAGCAGATCGTCCTGAAGCACTTGCAGTCAATATTATTCTTGCAGCTTTAATGGTGTTATTGGGTCTAGTGGTTTATGCTTTTAGTAAACGCTGGAATGTATTAAAGGGGTGGAACTGA
- a CDS encoding ABC transporter ATP-binding protein produces the protein MSDLQILQIEKQYPYTKQHENTAFSLQAVKLTIHEGEFFSLLGPSGCGKTTLLKLVAGLLAPDNGEIWMGERNLTTVPAETRQFAMVFQQSLLFPHMNVEDNVAFGLKMQKVSKKIRLAKAHDMLERVGLNGYGTRFPDVLSGGQQQRVALARALVTQPSVLLMDEPFSALDPSLREEMRELLSRIQQEFQVTVLFVTHDREEAFYLSDRIAVMSDGEILQVGKAKELYERPETTKVALFLGLKNSVNGIVENGQFICSEKQFNFSIDTTTPPGQSQLILRPETFQLVTKESVISPDGICLRGTVNEIRFSHGFYVVNIQTAEYYLECNLNSQQASHITVGQEISFGIDVKDLWVIQNK, from the coding sequence ATGAGTGATTTGCAAATCCTTCAAATTGAAAAACAATATCCTTATACAAAACAACATGAAAATACAGCCTTTTCTTTACAAGCTGTCAAATTGACTATTCATGAAGGTGAGTTCTTTTCTCTTCTCGGTCCATCTGGTTGTGGAAAAACCACGTTACTTAAATTAGTTGCCGGTTTGCTCGCTCCGGATAATGGAGAAATTTGGATGGGGGAACGCAATTTAACGACAGTTCCTGCAGAAACCCGTCAATTTGCGATGGTGTTTCAACAATCCTTATTATTTCCGCATATGAACGTTGAAGACAATGTTGCATTTGGATTGAAAATGCAAAAAGTCAGTAAAAAAATCCGTTTGGCTAAAGCCCATGATATGTTGGAACGTGTTGGACTTAATGGATACGGAACGCGTTTTCCAGATGTGTTAAGTGGGGGGCAACAACAACGTGTAGCATTAGCACGAGCTCTTGTAACTCAGCCTAGTGTGTTGTTAATGGATGAACCTTTTAGTGCTTTAGATCCGAGCCTACGCGAAGAAATGCGCGAATTGTTAAGTCGAATACAACAAGAGTTTCAAGTTACAGTATTATTTGTAACACACGACCGAGAAGAAGCTTTTTATCTATCTGATCGAATTGCTGTAATGAGCGATGGAGAAATATTGCAAGTGGGCAAAGCAAAAGAATTATACGAGCGCCCCGAAACAACAAAAGTGGCTTTGTTTCTTGGCTTGAAAAATAGCGTAAATGGAATTGTCGAAAACGGACAATTTATTTGTTCTGAAAAGCAGTTTAACTTTTCAATCGACACGACAACTCCTCCTGGACAGAGCCAGTTAATTCTGCGTCCTGAAACATTCCAACTCGTAACGAAGGAATCGGTTATTTCACCAGACGGAATTTGTTTACGTGGAACAGTTAATGAAATACGATTTAGTCATGGTTTTTATGTAGTGAATATACAAACAGCTGAGTATTATTTGGAATGTAATTTGAATAGCCAACAAGCATCACATATCACTGTTGGACAAGAAATAAGTTTTGGGATCGATGTGAAAGATTTGTGGGTTATTCAAAATAAATAA
- a CDS encoding FAD-dependent oxidoreductase yields MVKKYDIVVLGAGAAGLTAAFTAAGFSKKVVLIDKNLPGGECTWSGCIPSKSLINIAKEVHHAKKYTPDLQIDTSVVLNDIQAVIQKVYAGESPEVLQNAGIDFMNSYAKFVGPHTLEVDGEKIEAKKIILSTGSSPMVPPIEGLDQVSYLTNETIFTQNSFPKTMTILGGGPIGVELSQALNRIGVKVTLVEKAERILSNDEKELVVMIQQRLIDEGVTIHTGATAVRAEQKGHTIDLIVEKDNTEMTVTSEGLLVALGRQANVKGYGLETAGVEYTSKSIQVDDHMETTAKGIYAIGDVVGPYQLSHMANAQGITAAQNAILPINKKMDYEQVTWVTYTDPELGRSGMSEEQARKKYGDSIRVYEQDYADIDRANTKKDSIGKVKIVLDKKGYILGASILGDRAGEIISQIQTIKSLKINMGKLSGVIHPYPTYSEVLVKIGKKVYVDNLLNQPVVKVFNQARAGELPKEKIAIYGAAAVASVGIANIAIQNNLKPKLGIENGCLKEVPSTPNAVSSQTKDTDKRVPAWPYNGSKQQAKKNLIGMLKGYEGVEINQNDENYVHAVFTTKGFRFKDDIEFYFNDAAQRIEFRSASRVGYSDWGVNRQRYDEMRSRYFNISAHRINS; encoded by the coding sequence ATGGTAAAAAAATATGATATCGTAGTTTTAGGAGCTGGAGCAGCTGGACTCACTGCTGCTTTTACAGCAGCAGGATTTTCAAAAAAAGTCGTCCTCATTGATAAAAACTTACCCGGAGGCGAGTGTACGTGGTCTGGTTGTATTCCAAGTAAATCGCTGATCAATATTGCCAAAGAAGTGCATCACGCAAAAAAATACACACCTGACTTGCAAATAGACACGTCGGTTGTGTTAAACGATATTCAAGCAGTTATTCAAAAAGTATATGCAGGTGAATCGCCTGAAGTCCTGCAAAACGCTGGTATTGATTTTATGAATAGTTACGCAAAATTTGTGGGTCCTCATACACTAGAAGTAGATGGCGAAAAAATTGAAGCCAAAAAAATTATTCTCTCAACCGGCTCTTCGCCAATGGTTCCACCAATTGAAGGACTAGACCAAGTATCTTACTTAACCAATGAAACCATTTTTACGCAAAATTCTTTCCCGAAAACCATGACGATTCTTGGCGGTGGCCCAATTGGTGTTGAGCTGAGTCAAGCTTTAAACCGTATCGGCGTAAAAGTGACGCTTGTTGAAAAAGCTGAACGTATTTTATCGAATGATGAAAAAGAGTTGGTGGTAATGATTCAACAACGTCTAATCGATGAAGGAGTTACTATTCACACAGGTGCTACGGCTGTACGAGCAGAACAAAAAGGTCATACTATTGATTTGATTGTAGAAAAAGACAACACTGAAATGACGGTTACTAGTGAAGGTCTTTTAGTTGCACTAGGACGTCAAGCAAATGTTAAAGGGTATGGCTTGGAAACAGCAGGCGTCGAATACACTTCAAAAAGTATCCAAGTCGATGATCATATGGAAACAACTGCAAAAGGAATCTATGCAATTGGCGATGTCGTCGGACCATATCAATTGTCTCATATGGCAAATGCACAAGGCATTACTGCTGCACAAAACGCGATTTTGCCCATTAACAAAAAAATGGATTACGAACAGGTAACGTGGGTTACATACACAGATCCAGAACTTGGCAGATCGGGAATGTCCGAAGAACAAGCACGTAAAAAATATGGTGATTCGATACGTGTCTATGAGCAGGACTATGCTGATATCGACCGTGCGAATACAAAAAAAGACAGCATCGGCAAAGTGAAAATTGTTTTAGACAAAAAAGGCTATATTTTAGGTGCGAGTATTTTGGGAGACCGTGCTGGTGAAATCATTAGTCAAATTCAAACCATCAAATCACTGAAAATTAATATGGGCAAATTGTCAGGTGTCATTCACCCTTATCCAACCTACAGTGAAGTATTGGTGAAAATCGGAAAGAAAGTATACGTAGACAATTTACTCAACCAGCCCGTCGTAAAAGTATTTAATCAAGCAAGAGCCGGAGAACTTCCAAAAGAAAAAATTGCTATTTATGGTGCAGCGGCAGTAGCCAGTGTTGGCATTGCGAACATAGCGATTCAAAACAACCTCAAACCGAAACTAGGGATTGAAAATGGATGTTTGAAAGAAGTACCATCAACACCTAATGCTGTATCTTCCCAAACAAAAGACACCGACAAGCGAGTCCCGGCATGGCCATATAATGGCTCGAAACAACAAGCCAAAAAGAATTTGATTGGCATGCTAAAAGGATACGAAGGCGTTGAGATCAATCAAAATGATGAAAACTACGTTCATGCAGTTTTCACAACTAAAGGCTTTCGGTTTAAAGACGATATTGAATTTTACTTTAACGATGCGGCGCAACGAATTGAGTTCCGTTCAGCTTCTCGTGTAGGGTACTCCGATTGGGGCGTCAACCGACAACGTTATGACGAAATGAGAAGTCGTTATTTCAACATTTCAGCTCACCGAATAAATTCATGA
- a CDS encoding TVP38/TMEM64 family protein codes for MVTSRLYVDIHNPTAYFFPGIYFVDCGGLAFGAWLGTLYTIIGATLGAMLSFYVAKTLGKSFVRKTWTGNVKKIQSQMEQNGFFYVLLFRFIPVINFDLISYVAAFAKVRFSSFALATLIGIIPGTFAYNFLGSSFVSGNPKIIVLAVAVFVILTIVPIILRNRWNKKQAVEK; via the coding sequence TTGGTCACCAGCCGTTTATATGTTGATATACACAATCCGACCGCTTATTTTTTTCCCGGCATCTATTTTGTCGATTGCGGGGGGTTAGCATTTGGCGCATGGCTTGGTACACTTTATACCATTATCGGAGCTACACTAGGCGCAATGTTGTCTTTTTATGTAGCAAAAACGCTCGGTAAGAGCTTTGTTCGCAAAACGTGGACTGGCAACGTAAAAAAAATTCAATCTCAAATGGAACAAAACGGTTTTTTTTACGTGTTACTGTTTCGCTTTATTCCTGTTATTAATTTTGACTTAATCAGTTATGTTGCGGCTTTTGCGAAAGTACGTTTTTCGTCTTTTGCACTAGCTACATTGATTGGTATTATCCCTGGAACGTTTGCCTATAACTTTTTAGGTAGTAGTTTTGTTAGTGGAAACCCAAAAATTATTGTTCTTGCTGTTGCTGTTTTTGTTATTCTTACAATAGTGCCTATTATTCTACGTAATCGATGGAACAAAAAACAAGCAGTTGAGAAATGA